The DNA sequence TAAATCAAGTCTAGAACTGCTGAACATGGTACTATCTCCTACATACAAAAATAGAAGTTTCAATAGCAAATGGTTCCCAGAGTACAACGACCTTCTTTGTGGTAGTAGCAGCACTCTAAACCTCAAGAACATCAAACTCATATTGTGTTTGAACTCTCTTAAAAAAGACTCATGGATCCAAAATAATTTTGCAAGACCTTGGAAAACTCAtaagaggaaggaggaggaaaATGATTTCTTTTAATTGAGTTGCATGAAAAATACCTTGTATCTATAAAATACCTTCCACCACATTTTTTCATGCAACTCAATTAAAAGAAATCATtttcctcctccttcctcttaTGAGTTTTTCATGGtcttgaaaaattattttgCTTGGTCATATTTAAGAAAGTAAAATGATTTCTTAtgatttctttcctttattCAAGAAAGTAAAATATTTTTCATCAAAAGACAAATTAAATGTCGTTTGTACGTTAACGGTAATACTTCTTTTTACTTGGTCATAACACCCATTCAATTTTACAATTTTTTACCGAATTGTCGTTTATAGATAATAGAGAGTTAATAATTTAATATCAATAAACAAACACCGAGTACAAAGGCGAAGAAGTTGATTTGGTCCATATAGTTGAGACATGTAAGAATGACAAAGCGCAGTGAGCGTAAAGAATTAGATGCTTCTTCTAAGTGGCCGAATGACCGGGGCAAAAGTCGAATGAGCACAGCAAAACTCCCGCTCGTTCGTTCAATCTGTGTTTTCCATAATAAGACCAATTCCATTTCCTTATAAGAGAAACTCATGCTTTAGTCTCTCAGTGCCAACGATATTATTCTTGTATGCACACTGTGATTATTGGTTCTCAAGAGGAATAAATTAAGGAGCTTTTCAAGAACAATTTATTGGAGTAAGAGGTTCTCCTTGGGGGTTATATTCTTGTATACTAGCGCTCACTTACTATAAAAGTCTGTGAGTTGTGACAATTTATATATAGGCGTGTAATTTAAGTATTGAGTGTGTGATTGTTTAGAACAATCTGTGTTCTGTGTTTGGTGTGCTTtggtgaaaaaagaaaaagagagattaAATGGCAGAAGGCAAAGGGATTAGCTTGGAAGAAATCAAGAAGGAGAATGTTGACCTTGTAAGCTTTTGTTTGTATTATATATAAAATACCGGGACAAATTCTCAATGCAATTCAATGATCCGAACCGCTTACATGTATTAACAATGTGTTGCTGTGTGTGATCGCAGGAGCGAATTCCAGTTCAGGAAGTGTTTGAGCAGTTGCAATGCACAAAAGAGGGGTTGTCAAGTGATGAAGGGCAGAAGAGGATTCAAGTCTTTGGCCCAAACAAGCTCGAGGAAAAAAAGGTACTAACTTTCCAGAAATTTTCTTCCTAATATTAATTCTATCTATGCATCTCATTTTGTTAACGCTATATTTTTTATGCATTTCGGCATCGCTCCATGTACTTCTTAGTATTATTTAATAAAGATTGTcgttattaaaaaaagaaaaagaaattaatgtGTTGATAAATAATCTTGGGAACAGGAAAACAAGATTCTGAAGTTCTTGGGTTTTATGTGGAATCCCCTATCATGGGTTATGGAAATTGCAGCTATCATGGCCATTGCCTTAGCAAATGGAGGGGTAACGAAACTAcaattctatctctctctctcaaggatAGTCTTATCACTCTTATGAGAATTTTAATGAATTGAACAAATGCAGGGAAGGCCACCGGACTGGCAAGACTTTGTGGGAATTACTTCACTGTTATTCATCAACTCCACCATCAGCTTTATCGAAGAAAACAATGCAGGCAATGCTGCAGAAGCTCTTATGGCTGGTCTTGCCCCAAAAACCAAGGTGATAATTAGTAATAAAAGCATGTTTACCACATTATATATTAAAATGTAGCGAGGTTGCTTAATGCTTGTTTGTATGTAATGTTGTAGGTTCTAAGAGATGGAAAATGGTCTGAGCTAGAGGCTGCAATCTTGGTACCGGGAGATGTAGTCAGCATCAAGTTGGGAGACATTGTCCCAGCTGATGCGCGTCTCTTGGAGGGAGATCCCCTCAAGATAGATCAGTCTGCCCTCACCGGTGAGTCTTTGCCTGTGACAAGGTTCCCCGGGGATGAAGTGTTCTCGGGTTCCACTGTCAAGCAAGGAGAAATTGAGGCAGTAGTCATTGCCACAGGGGTTCACACCTTCTTTGGTAAGGCTGCTCACCTGGTTGACAGCACCAACAATGTGGGCCACTTCCAAAAGGTATAAAGTGTGAGCATTCAGTAATTTTTCATTATACATGTTGCATCTCTATGTTTTTGTTTCTAATGTGAATCTGGCTGCGGTGATCAGGTTTTGACAGCTATTGGAAACTTCTGCATATGCTCTATTGCCATAGGAATGGTAATAGAACTAGTGGTTATGTATCCAATACAGCGTAGGAAGTACAGGGATGGGATTGACAATCTCTTGGTGCTTCTCATTGGAGGGATTCCGATTGCTATGCCAACAGTGTTGTCAGTTACCATGGCTATTGGTTCTCACCGCCTGTCCACACAAGGCGCTATCACAAAGAGGATGACAGCCATTGAGGAGATGGCTGGCATGGATGTCCTATGCAGTGATAAGACTGGGACCCTGACTCTCAACAAGCTTACAGTAGACAAGACCATGGTTGAGGTAGAAGAAACGAAACGATTCTTTGGACATATTGTTTTCATTGTCTAGGGGAATTAAATTAATGACAGCTCTTTTGATTTATAGGTGTTTGTAAAGGATGTTGACAAGGATGGTCTCATTTTGCTCGGCGCCAGGGCTTCGAGGGTTGAGAATCAGGACGCTATTGATACATGTATTGTTGGAATGTTGGGTGACCCCAAGGAGGTATCTTGCCTTCTATGTAACCTATGCAGTCCTTTCGGGATCAGGAAGCCAAATTTAACTGTTATTGTACTTCGTTTGTGGCTGCAGGCCAGGGAAGGTATAACTGAGGTCCACTTTTTGCCCTTTAATCCAGTTGAAAAGCGTACAGCCATAACATACATTGATGCTGATGGCAATTGGCACCGAGTTAGCAAAGGTGCACCGGAGCAGGTCATAAGTCACCCTTGCAACTATTACTGATGCtcatttctttaatttatttttacctTCTAATCTTATCTTATGGCATGGTATGTAATCTTTTCTCAGATCATTGACCTCTGCGAGCTAAAAGACGATGCAAGGAAGAAAGCACATGCAATTATTGACAAGTTTGCAGATCGCGGTCTCCGTTCCCTTGCTGTTGCTAGACAGGTGTTTTTATTTACTTTCCCTTGTTCTCGAGCAtagaaatttaatttctttcatGCAACTGAAGTCGCTCTGTTCTTCAATTGTTTGGATCCAGACTGTGccagaaaaaaacaaagagagtgCTGGAACACCATGGCAGTTTGTAGGCCTCTTGCCTCTCTTTGATCCTCCCAGGCATGACAGTGCAGAGACCATTCGACGTGCCCTTCATCTTGGTGTTAATGTTAAGATGATCACTGGTGACCAACTTGCCATTGGTAAGGAAACTGGCCGCAGACTCGGCATGGGAACCAACATGTATCCTTCTTCTTCCCTCCTTGGTGAACACAAGGACGAGTCTGTTGCTTCCCTCCCTATTGATGAGCTTATTGAAAAGGCTGATGGCTTTGCTGGTGTCTTCCCAGGTAACTCTGACCAAATCTGAATGGAAATTTCTGAATATGCTTTATAATAGAAACTAATTAACGAGGAACCATGCAGAGCACAAATATGAAATTGTGAAGCGGCTGCAAGACAGGAAGCATATTTGTGGGATGACTGGAGATGGTGTGAATGATGCCCCAGCGCTAAAGAAGGCAGACATTGGTATTGCAGTTGATGATGCAACGGACGCTGCTCGGAGCGCCTCTGACATTGTCCTAACCGAACCAGGATTGTCTGTGATTATCAGTGCTGTGCTGACAAGCAGAGCCATTTTCCAGAGGATGAAGAACTACACCATCTATGCTGTTTCCATCACAATTCGTGTCGTCCTAGGATTTTTGCTCCTTGCTCTTATCTGGAAGTTTGACTTCTCACCTTTCATGGTTCTCATTATTGCCATACTTAATGATGGAACAATCATGACTATTTCAAAGGATAGGGTGAAGCCATCTCCTCTTCCAGACTCATGGAAGCTAAAGGAGATCTTTGCCACTGGTATCGTCCTTGGCACCTACATGGCTGTCATGACTGTTGTTTTCTTCTGGGCTGCTAATGATTCTGACTTTTTCTCAGTAAGAAAATTCTTATAATCCAAACATTTAGCTAGAAATACTTTCCTTAGTAACTGTTCCGAATTCTGTAGCAGTCCTTGAACCTTATTCTAAACAATATACTTTTATTGAATATATGCAGGACAAGTTTGGTGTAAGATCTATCAGAGGCAGCGATAAGGAGCTTACGGCAGCTGTCTACCTTCAAGTTAGTATTATCAGTCAGGCACTTATCTTTGTCACTCGATCCCGAAGCTGGTCTTTTGTAGAACGCCCCGGTGCCATGCTCATGATTGCCTTTTGCATAGCACAGCTGGTGAGTTGCAAGACAAAAGATATGATAATGTTTGTTTGCATTGTATATTTTGCAAAGAACCATAAGCTAATTTTGCTTTCATGTTTATCTATTAAGCTTGCTACAATTCTCGCTGTTTATGCAAATTGGGGCTTTGCAAGAATCAAAGGTATGGGATGGGGATGGGCAGGTGTTATCTGGCTCTACAGCATCATCACCTACATACCATTGGATATTCTCAAGTTCATAATTCGATATGCATTGAGTGGCAAGGCCTGGGATACTGTACTTGAGAATAAGGTATTGGATCAAAACCTCCTGCTTAAAATATGTTGCCTTTCATCTCCCAGAGAAATTTTTTTCGGGGTTTGATTGCTTCTTTCTTATGCAGACTGCCTTCACAACAAAGAAGGATTATGGAAAGGGAGAGAGGGAAGCACAATGGGCAACAGCTCAACGAACCCTGCATGGGCTGCAGCCTCCTGAAACATCTGAACTCTTCAATGACAAGAACAACTACCGAGAGCTATCTGAGATCGCCGAACAGGCCAAGAGGCGAGCTGAAGTTGCTAGGTAATTGGAACTGGAAGCTAGTGTTCCCTTAATAGAAACCTGTAGTGTACGTAGTCAATGGATCCTAATCTTTGCTCTGCTTGTTTGGATTTTCCAGGTTGAGGGAGCTTCATACACTCAAGGGGCACGTGGAATCGGTTGTCAAACTCAAAGGACTTGACATCGACACCATTCAGCAACACTACACTGTCTGAGTGACAGAAAGTTTTGGCAAGGTGAAGCTGAAGAGGGATAAACCTAGCACATGGCATGAGAATATAGTTGTTCAtcactttttcttcatttttttcttagaaaaatgttcttttttatttatttgtagggGCATGTAAGGGTTAAATAATCCGACGGGTGATTTGTCATAGACAATCCAAGGTTGGACATAGAAATCCTATTCTGCTGTATGAACtattattgtatttttttttaatgataaaTTCCCTATTTTCGCTTCCGTCATATTGCCTTGTGCCTGTTCAACTCAAACTTTTTCTTATATTCAATTGTTTGGCGTTACCCTTACAAATGTACttcagtaaaaataaaaatctactgTAATGTTGAAGAAGTGGTGCAATTACACCTCACAGCCAAAGCTACTGATTCTAGCTTTGCCAAAATTCTCCAACTAAATGCTTTCTTAATTAGCCAAGTTCACCTCTAGCATTTATAATCCCTTCTAagttttcatatgttttcgACAGTTTCCATAACTTAGTCCTACATAACAATTAAAGACTAATGCTAATTAAAAATCATTTTACATATTTACTCAAGATCACTTGTTGTAACACAGTGTATACAGTGAAGTGAGCATATGAGAAGCCTTATGGAATAATAGACCTAAAGGTGTAAGTTTTAACTTTTCCTTCCAGTTACACAAATTGAGaagcttttattttgtttcctttttttcctttgttcttCACAGTAAGAGAAGAATCTGGTATAAGAAGATAATAACCAATTTCTTAATACCTTTATATGCAGTTGAAGCCATTCAGCTCTTTAATATTTTCATATATTTCAGGTGCCttgtttttttcatttcaccacAGAATTCTGGTTTCCCATAGAATTAATTCATTCACTCTGAATTGTCAGTGTTCTCAGATACACAGACAATTGCATTGCCTCCTAGCATTATTTTTTCATGGTTCTCTCCCGGATGACTCATCAACAAGAGATTGATGCCAAAGTTTCAGAGGGCAGCATATTCATAAGGAAGTATTGTGGTTCTACTTGAACTGTTTATGAAATAGTGTTTGCGACTTTGCTTGTACGTGTTCAATATGTACTGTGTTTTTGAAAGTACCCCTTTTTAGTGTACATGTGGTATTAGGAAACCTAATGTAAATTAAAATTTCCAGGCTGTTAAGTGATGATGTAGGATATAATGTAGCAAATGATAGAGAAGATCATGAGCTTAAGAGCAAGTAAAACTCTCAATAATCATTAATGTAACACTCAGCAGCAGCAGACTTGAAGTTATAATCAGGATGGGAATTTTCTACTATGTCGAACTGGTTGCGCAACTAGTTCTAAGACCAGAGAGCTCTGTGTTGAAACTAGATCAAACTAAAAATTAGTCTGCGTCATGCAAACTTATTATTTTTAAACTGTGGAGCCAAAAATCAATTTCAGCCATACTTTCACTGATAACCAAGATGCTTTAAGTACCACAGTGCCCCTTCAGATGCTTGCTCGGCTGCAGCTTTCTTTTTCGGATGAGGAGAACTAAAGCATTCGAGATCTGTATTGGGATCATTCACTTTAACATTAACCTTGAAGGTGAACCTGTTTAGGTATAGGGATTGATAAGGTACTAACTTCACAATACATAAAAATGGTTACGCCAATTATACCATTCTCATATAGCAAAGCAACAAAATAAGAAGTacaaattttataaaaaatCCTATCTAGAAGTCTATAATTTCATGATTGGCAGCTGCTGTAGAATTTATTTTCAGCTTACATTCTCCTGTGGCTTGGCCCTTCCTCCTTGCAGCACTCAAAAACAGGAGGCTCCCATTTTTGTTTAGTGCAAATCTCAAGCAGATGTGATTTTGCtggtttctttttttgggtGCCTACTAGATTCTTAATTGGGGTAACCACTTCATTCTTATTACCCACATACAGTCCAAGAAGCAACTCTGAGCAAAACAGATCAATAGATATCAGTATTGGGGATACAATCACTACTTACTAGAGATGCAACCTGGCTTCTCAATAGATTTTATAAGCTTCAATTAGGTAaacgtaattttttttttttttttttgcaacttTCTCGGATATCAAGTGTTAGAAAATGTAAACGTCTGCTTCAGAAAAGGAAACTACATTCTttctgaaatctttttctttcaaGGCATTCTGCTTAAGAAAAGAAACCGTAGACCATAGTTATCCAAATGACCTTTAAATGATATGAGAATGATCAGTGTGGTACTGTGGTGGGGTATACATGTAATTCAACGACGCAACATTTTAGATGCGTGTGCTTCAAGTAGATTTGAGGATGTATGTTGTGATGGTCTAATGAAAACCCTGATTATTGATAAATCCCCATATGGAGAAGAGATAACAACTGCAACAGTGAATTAGATTTTTACACCACAAAATTGAGCAGTTAAAACTCAAAAGGTTGTTAAGATCTGTACCTCCATTAGCCTCAATTTTATCGTTTGATGAAACCCTTACGGAACCAAAAGAAGCATCTTCAACCTGCTTCAAACTTTTATTTGGCTCAGTAGGGTCTATAAAATTTGATTCTAACAGCTCTGTTCGTTTAGAGGGATTTGGATTTGCAACATTTGGGGCAGGCTTCAAACTGAGCATATTTGTAACATTTGGGGCAGGCCTCAAAATGGGCATGTCTAGCTCAACCTGAAAATCAGACcaagaaaaagtgaaaatacCAATAAATATTCATGGAAAACAAGTGAAATTTTAAGAAATCCAAAATGCAGACATAAATCTTACTTGAGTGGAATGCTTCCGCATGACGATTTCATCTGAACTCGAGCTTTTTAGGGGTCCTCCTCTGATGTCTTGTGTGACTGAGACTGGCTGATCCAAGTGAGAAGTAGGTGCAACTGGCGCATGCTTACAGAAATTGTGGGGTGAAAGTAACCAACCATATGGCCAGAACAAAGAAACTAACCAACCCAAACAGTACTTATACATATTATCCGGTACAATCACTCCTAGTTGACAGTGTGTTGAAGCAATTCTTCTGTTAGATTTTTACAGAAACAATACCGTAGGACTAGTGGGCTTCCCTACTTGACCATCGCTTCATTTTATATCTTTTTCAATTTAGGTAAAAGGAATTTACAACCACAATTTCCAATACGTCAATAAATGTTATTTTCACTTTAAATTGGCAGTGTTTTACGCGAAtccttttttttgaaaggttaaGGATAACACTTTCTATTAAAGCCTCGTATGTTTAAAATCTATAAACATAAATAAATCTAGTACATGTTTGTAAAAATGTAAATAAATCTAGTAAACATTTATTTCACCGAACAATATTGGAATATCAAATTCTGTTGCGATGACGAGGGAGTACAACCCTACTCAtagttttccttcttctttttgatctaatataaaaagaaattacaataaacaaactctttttgaatttacaatacactttatatatatatatatatagataaataaaagaaagagatTTCATTAGATCTCGAGAGTAGAACATCACATTACCAAGAAGCCTATATGTTTGGACCCTAATTTAATGGTCAACCAAGTAACAATGAAGCTCAATTAATATTATAAGAGCTTACATATTTATGTAAAGTCAtttcacacaaaataaaatagcTTGAATcttgcactcaattgtggtattTCAGGAATTTCTTTAATCTGATGTAAATTATTTCATAGTATGTAACCTAAGTTAGCCATAAATatgggtcatcatttggcccgcggATCAATGGGCTGATGGAGACCCGCTTGGACTGACAGGTAAAAGCTCGGCCCGTTGATGCTGAGGGCCGGGCATGGTTTAGGAAGTTGAAGCCCGGCTTGTAAGCCCGCAAATTATATACTATTATATATACAGAGCcattctagtgagggatctattttttttagccattttaagggatcacttattagacccacttttttatcacatattcacataaccgttcagtttttaggtctatatgaatatatcacctctgcaaatctttagccaaattgataatcgttgagGCATTTATAATggcaatttacaattataatcaagggaaaaaatgcaaacagtgtCTGACTTTTGGCCCATTagctgtcacgccccgattttcaagcacaaatacaaatacaaatacaCAGAGCGTGACGGTTCAGACATCAACACTAAATACTTGTAAAAATTTCAACTTAAACAAGTACATGATAATGTCTAGAACCTACAAAGTCAATAcaaactcgttctttagagtcatatattacattacacaaAGTTTATGAATTAAGTtgagttaacaaaataataagtaaacgAAAGTCTAAAGAAAGTTGGGTTAATTACATGTAAGTGCATCTGAGAATTTTTTTCAACTATAAGGTtaccaactagttttttccttcataaggacactagattaaaaaaaaaatgttatattttggatattaaaaaccaatatatttacataaatgccactagagtacaaaatcaacattcattctctctctcctctccgatCAACTCTGGCGAGTCTTCGGCAAACTCTGGCGactacaaaagctactgtcactgacatcaaaagctactgcagctagcaacaaaagctactctgatgaaattTCCTGTAATCTCctgcgaggtcacaaaagctaatATCACTAGTAACAAaatctactgtcactaacaacaaaaactactctagtAAGATTTTCGGCAACCTCCAATGAGACAACAAAAGCTATTATTACCAATAATAAAAGCTACTGCTTACCAAATAACCTATGCTCCCCAAAACGAAAAGCTattatccccaccaacaaaaattattgtcaccaataccaaaagctactctcaccagcaacaaatgcTATTCTCACAAACActaaaaaactactctcactaacaGCAAATGCTGctttcaccaacaccaaaagctactctcagcaacaccaaaagttactgtcactaacaccaacaagctactctcactaacattagAGAGTTACTCTTgtatcaaaaactactctcaccatcaacaaaaactactctcaccaacgcaaaaaactactatcaccaccgcaaaaaactactttcaccactgacaaaagctactctcatcaacgttaaaaactactatcaccaccaCAAAAAGCTACAATCATCACCACCAAAAGTTAATCTCACTAAAGACTAACAAAGCTACGATCACCAATTGAGAAAGCTATTACCAACCTAcacaaaaactactatgaaatattaaaacaacCATAAATTTACAATATCAAAAGCTTGCAATGCTCAATCTTGCATGTATTTCACATATCATAATCGATCAACATAACTTGTATCCATGAGCATCATTCACTAGAGTAAGTCATAAAATCCATAGgaattaccaaaatcaaaccaaagctATCAAATTGACAAATATCAACAAATGAGTTTCTACGTAATCCAAAAACTGTAACAATACATAATTCCGGGTTTTGAAAGTGTAACAAAGCTTTGATCTCTAGAATTAGTACTCTCGCTCTTCCCTACGCCTAATGTCACCGTCGAAGACACATCGCCATCATCCAAACAGCCCTTGCGTGAAAATTCagcaatcaaaattgagatttttaaaataatttgcacctgcaaattcaaattcaaatcaaatcaaatgaaaAACGCGAATTATTAGGGAGACAACGAAGTAGAGGCTTGGAGATCTAAGTGGGAGCACAAGAACGCAAGGCAACGTTGACAGCGTTCGAATCTACACTAAGAAAGCAATTCAGAAGCTCATTGAGCAAGCCAAAACGACAAACAAAACCCCGTTTTGAGTTCCAATAGTCTCactaaaagtccaaaaccaaaaccaaacaaaatgaAGTTCCGTCCAAATTCCGAATACTTCGAAACCCAAAACAAAGAATTCTTGGGCTCCGAAATGAGTATCGGAAGCAAACAGAGCCGGAATTGAAGAAAAAACGAGAAGGAGAGAGGTACTACATGAGTTAGCTCTCAGTGAACAGAGTCCGAGTTGGCATCGTTGAGGCTTTGCAGGAGGAACTGAATCTAGTTTGCAGTGATCTGCGAAAACTTTAGCATCGGGGAGACGACGAAACCTGGCAGAAGGAGATAGGGTTTGCTAAGAGAGCGAGCGAGATTGGGGAGAGCGTTGTACCGGTGGTCGTCGGAATCTGAGGTAAAGATCAAGACGTGATCTGTGATAgaggaaagagaggaagagagagaacgtCGTGCCGGTGGTCGCCGGAATTGGAGGCGAAGACCAAAGACGTGAAAATCTATGGTCGAGGAGAGAAAGACACTGTGatagaatagagagagagatttgtgatgtaaggctgatggaattggGTTGCTTAAGTGATAGGGTAAAATTGTTAGgttgaaaataatttaaagcTACAAGTGGCCTTATGTATACAAAAAAATAAGGTGGCCTTataactaattaaagtttcaaaagatcACTTGTATGTAATTATCTAAAGAAAGCTAACCAACAAAATTAGCTTCCGAACACCTACAGTTACGACTGCAGAAACCCTACTTCAGCCaagattaccctgacctgcaggaacaaaccctacaccattgaatagtgcaccgggttgcaacAACAAACCCGATAAGGTTTTGACAACTTGTGTGATTAAACTCCAGTCAACAAAATAGAAGACCAGAATAATATAGTCAAACAATTCAAACAGTAAGGTAACCTCTGCATATGGTATTAGTTGAGGTAATTATGTGAAGACAAAACAATACAGAAAATTAGTAATCTTTGCATACAACTTAATTCAGGAGTT is a window from the Rosa chinensis cultivar Old Blush chromosome 2, RchiOBHm-V2, whole genome shotgun sequence genome containing:
- the LOC112187603 gene encoding ATPase 9, plasma membrane-type, giving the protein MAEGKGISLEEIKKENVDLERIPVQEVFEQLQCTKEGLSSDEGQKRIQVFGPNKLEEKKENKILKFLGFMWNPLSWVMEIAAIMAIALANGGGRPPDWQDFVGITSLLFINSTISFIEENNAGNAAEALMAGLAPKTKVLRDGKWSELEAAILVPGDVVSIKLGDIVPADARLLEGDPLKIDQSALTGESLPVTRFPGDEVFSGSTVKQGEIEAVVIATGVHTFFGKAAHLVDSTNNVGHFQKVLTAIGNFCICSIAIGMVIELVVMYPIQRRKYRDGIDNLLVLLIGGIPIAMPTVLSVTMAIGSHRLSTQGAITKRMTAIEEMAGMDVLCSDKTGTLTLNKLTVDKTMVEVFVKDVDKDGLILLGARASRVENQDAIDTCIVGMLGDPKEAREGITEVHFLPFNPVEKRTAITYIDADGNWHRVSKGAPEQIIDLCELKDDARKKAHAIIDKFADRGLRSLAVARQTVPEKNKESAGTPWQFVGLLPLFDPPRHDSAETIRRALHLGVNVKMITGDQLAIGKETGRRLGMGTNMYPSSSLLGEHKDESVASLPIDELIEKADGFAGVFPEHKYEIVKRLQDRKHICGMTGDGVNDAPALKKADIGIAVDDATDAARSASDIVLTEPGLSVIISAVLTSRAIFQRMKNYTIYAVSITIRVVLGFLLLALIWKFDFSPFMVLIIAILNDGTIMTISKDRVKPSPLPDSWKLKEIFATGIVLGTYMAVMTVVFFWAANDSDFFSDKFGVRSIRGSDKELTAAVYLQVSIISQALIFVTRSRSWSFVERPGAMLMIAFCIAQLLATILAVYANWGFARIKGMGWGWAGVIWLYSIITYIPLDILKFIIRYALSGKAWDTVLENKTAFTTKKDYGKGEREAQWATAQRTLHGLQPPETSELFNDKNNYRELSEIAEQAKRRAEVARLRELHTLKGHVESVVKLKGLDIDTIQQHYTV